In Gammaproteobacteria bacterium, the DNA window ATACAGGCGCCGACATAGGGCACCAGCAGGAATTCGCTAACCCGGTCACCTTCGAATTCGAGCGGCAACAGGTAGCCCGGAATCCTCACGGGCTTGCCATCCAGCTCCTTGTTGGCAAGGTAAGTCTTGGCGATGCGCTCCTCGGTGATCTGTTCACGCATCGCGATCAGACCGTCGACGTCGACGCCATCCTGTTCCAGGCCTTCGACCCGCTTACGGTAGTTGGCAAGCGTATTTTCATCGACTTCCTGTCCGGCCTCGAGCCGGTCTCGAACCCCCGCGACCATACTCAGCTCGAAAATAGTATCTTCGTCCAGCTTCGTAAACACGTCGTCGAACTCCGCCTCGGCCGGCACCAGGTCATCCCAGGTGATCTCGCGCGGCTCGGCCGCGATGGCGCCGGCGTTAAACAACAGGCTCGCGATCAGGGTTATGACGGTCAGGTAGGAGGGGGTTATCATTTCTGATTTTCTCATTTGATTTCAAACACGAATGGTCATACCGTCGACCAGCGAATACCGGTACATCCGTATGCCGGGAATCAGGCCGATCAAACAACCTATAAGAGTAATCAATAATAGGCCATAGACCAGATTCGGAGTCAACAAGTTCAACTCGATGAATAGTCCGAACCTGCTTGCGATCCAGCCCTGCCCCAGCATAAAAATACCGCAAACCAGCAGGATACCGAGACCGATACCGGACAGCGTGATGGCTATCGCTTCGCCGAGTATCAATGCAAAAACATGACCGGGTCGCGCACCCAGTGCACGCAGGATCGCCATTTCGCGGCGACGCTCATTGATACTCGTCATCAGGATAATTAACAACGATGACAGTCCGACAATAACGACAAATATTGATATCGCGCGCAGCGCATGCTCGACCAGGCCGACGATTTCCCACAATTCCAGCAGCGTGACGCCGGGCAAGATCGCGCTCAACGGCTCGTGCTCGAACTGATTGATGCGGCGCTGCAGGCCGATCGCTACGGCACGTGACTCGAGTCCGAGCAAGAATGCGCTGATGGAATACTCCTCGTCAAGGTGCTCGTCTTCGGCGTGCTGTTCCTCATCGGTATGGCCTTCAGCTGAAGCCGTCGCGGCCAGGGGATCGTGATCGTGCCCATCTTCAGCGGTCTGCCAGGCCTCGTGCATGTGATCGAAACCTGCGAGACTGACGTACAGGGTGCGGTCTACTGGCGTACCGGTGGCGGCGAGAATACCGACCACACGAAACGGCTCGTCGGCGTGCTTTATAAAACTTTCATCGCCTGCACCGTGGGCAACTATGATTTTGTCACTAAGCCGGTAACCGAGACTGGCGGCGACCTCGGCGCCGAGTACGATCTCGTCCTCGTCCCCGAACCACGCACCTTGCTGCAACCCGAGGCGCCGGTCGCGGGCGTAGCGGTAATGCTCGAAATAATTGTCATCGGTGCCAACCACGCGAAAACCCGCGTGGGTATCACCCATCGACAGCGGGATACTCCATTTCACCCCGGGCAGGGCACTGATCTCCTCGTAGCTGTGCCACTCGATATTGTTGGTTGGATTACCGATGCGAAACACCGAGTACAGCAGCAAGTTGACCGAACCACCGCGCGCGCCAACGATCAGGTCGGTGCCGGACACGGTGCTGGCGAAGCTGGACTTGGCCTCGCTGCGCAGGATTTCGACGCCGAGCAGCAACGCGACGCTCAACGTGATCGATGCAATCGCAAGCCCGACGCTGAGCTTGCGGTTACGAAAACTTTTTATTGCCAGCGACGCGATATTCATAGCGTAATTCTAGCTGAACTCCTTTCGATTGGGTGGCCTGCCGCTCGCCGCGCGATTGAGTCGATCGAACTCGATCGCTCGATCGAAAGGTTCACGCAAACCCTGGTCGTGGCTGACGAACAGTAGCGTTGACCCGGTCTCCTCGCATTCGCGGAACAGTAATTCGATGAACGCCGCGCGGCGGTCGGCATCCATCGACGATGTCGGTTCATCGGCGATCAGGATTTCCGGCGATCCGATCAGCGCGCGGGCTGCGGCGACGCGTTGCTGTTGTCCGACGCTGAGCTCGGTGACTGGCTTGTGAATCACCGCGCTATCCGCCATGTCGAGGTGCTCGAGCAGGCGCAGGGCCTCGTCGCGCGGGTTGCCACTGCGCGATATCGATTTGCGCCGACGCTGGTCCGAGAACTGGCAAGGCAGGGTTACGTTTTCGATCACGCTGAGATACGGGATCAGGTTGAACTGCTGAAAAATGATACCGAAATGATGGGCGCGAAAATGGTCACGTTCTGCAGCCGTCATTTCGCTTAAGCGTTGATCGAGCACTTCGATT includes these proteins:
- a CDS encoding ABC transporter permease, with product MNIASLAIKSFRNRKLSVGLAIASITLSVALLLGVEILRSEAKSSFASTVSGTDLIVGARGGSVNLLLYSVFRIGNPTNNIEWHSYEEISALPGVKWSIPLSMGDTHAGFRVVGTDDNYFEHYRYARDRRLGLQQGAWFGDEDEIVLGAEVAASLGYRLSDKIIVAHGAGDESFIKHADEPFRVVGILAATGTPVDRTLYVSLAGFDHMHEAWQTAEDGHDHDPLAATASAEGHTDEEQHAEDEHLDEEYSISAFLLGLESRAVAIGLQRRINQFEHEPLSAILPGVTLLELWEIVGLVEHALRAISIFVVIVGLSSLLIILMTSINERRREMAILRALGARPGHVFALILGEAIAITLSGIGLGILLVCGIFMLGQGWIASRFGLFIELNLLTPNLVYGLLLITLIGCLIGLIPGIRMYRYSLVDGMTIRV
- a CDS encoding ABC transporter ATP-binding protein; the encoded protein is MPEHIISLNTLRFAWHGHPQPLLDIDSFDVMRGERLFVRGASGSGKSTLLGLVAGVLTPLSGAIEVLDQRLSEMTAAERDHFRAHHFGIIFQQFNLIPYLSVIENVTLPCQFSDQRRRKSISRSGNPRDEALRLLEHLDMADSAVIHKPVTELSVGQQQRVAAARALIGSPEILIADEPTSSMDADRRAAFIELLFRECEETGSTLLFVSHDQGLREPFDRAIEFDRLNRAASGRPPNRKEFS
- a CDS encoding DUF3299 domain-containing protein, which encodes MITPSYLTVITLIASLLFNAGAIAAEPREITWDDLVPAEAEFDDVFTKLDEDTIFELSMVAGVRDRLEAGQEVDENTLANYRKRVEGLEQDGVDVDGLIAMREQITEERIAKTYLANKELDGKPVRIPGYLLPLEFEGDRVSEFLLVPYVGAC